The genomic stretch GGGATCGGTGAGTTTATTTCACAACTGTGTTCTCGTAAGTTGTACAATTTTGGCAAGAGTACCAGTGCAGTGTATTTAACTTATCGTTGAACCATTTCTGTGCTGAAATGTGCAGATTTACCAATAGCGGGAGAAACTTCTCAAAACTTATCGTTGTCCTACTTGCAGATCACTTGCAAGAAAGTTGAAGTATGCTATGCGGCGGGTGACCATGTCACGATGTTGAACGATGACATTTGTGCACACGCTATTGATGTAAATTGCTTCAAAGATAACGCCATATGCGAGTCAAATGAGGCTCTACAATAGAATCAAGACTTCGTTCGCTGGGAACACATGTCTATGGATACAGTGGTTGTAAGTTTGACGCCATGATTACGAATTCTGTAACATACTTGAGCATCTGAATTGTACGTGAATAATGACCAATACGTTACATAGTGATTTCCAAACAATAGTGGTCTCGTTAAATATGCGAAACAAATCAAGTACCGAACACAACCAAGCAATGAACCTTTCTCACTGAGATATCTGGCGCAATTAATTTGCTTGAATGTAAACTAATAGCTGTAGTCTTTAAGACCAATAAAACAGAtctcttttcaattttgttagATTCATTTGTGGTAAACTCATCCGAAttaatacagaaaaaaatgtgcatggtattttctaatttcaaagCAGCGGAACAAAAAGTCGTTAAACGGATACGTATGATAAGTACTTACACGTTTTATTCCCAATCAACAACCGCAGAGAAACAAATTAGTTCACTACACATTGTGCTCGAGTTGTACAGCATAGTATGAGCAACTTAACAGCAATAATATCATGACGCATTCGGGCATCGAATGATTCCCGAATTCTACGATCAGTAAGTTTCCACCATGTCAAAAGTATTGATTCATAATGAGCTTAACAACGATGTTAGAATCACAAGAATAATTTATGAGAAGGTAAGGATGGTCGTAACAAACTAtccaaatattttgataaaattgtcTCTCCgatattattgttaaattcGTATGTCGTGTATTCTGTTTGCTACGTTGTTTCATATATTCGTTGAGCTTGTCTTTTCTCTGCATGGTCTATATTTTTTCAAGGACTTTTATATTGATTTCTTCAATGCCGTGTTGCTTAAGAATATAATCAAacaattcgatatttttaaatctcttttgGTTGACTTGGTATTCAGAAAATTGCGAATTGCATtgcatttttttgaatattgcaTATATATTCACAAAATAGATTTATTAGAATATTtacttgtaatttttaatcagGCATGGAACACCGCAAACCCATGGCAAAATACGTATGcaatcaatgaaaataaagaaaatagaaatatgtttgaaaaaacgTGCGAAAAGTAAAGAAGACCTCCACATGCAATAAGACTCGGAGAACGTCACACAATTTGTTACACACGTGGGAATTGCTCTTTAATTTGTAGGAAGAGAATTGTTCTAACCTTTTGAGAACATGTCCCACACAATACGGTACTGAATGTAATCAAATAAAGTATTCGATCGCGTGAATACTGTGCTTAATGAGAGAAGAATACGCATCCATAAGTTACATAGCTTGTTGCATGAAAAAATACGGTTTCAAGCGAGCAGGAATAGATAGATCCATGCATAAATGTATTTTCCTCAAACTAGTCAGTTTCAAACAATTCGAGGTAAAGATTTCCCTTAAATAAAGGTTGACTAAACAATCTATGGAATTTTACCACAAAGTACGAATAAGATTACGAAGGGTGAGTACTTAAGAGACCGAGTGCTGTGAGTTATAAGGATAGATGCtggaaaaatcaatattttcccCTTATTTTcctcatttgattttttcatattactATAACGATGAATTTGATATCActgatttcgtttttttctctcgtcatCGTCTGCAATTTCAGATAATGGCGGGTTAACGATTCTTCAGAACATACGTGGGTATTAAGAGCGAACACTGTTTCTATCggggaattgaaaaataataactaacctcaattgAACGAGGCTAACaagatttaattttcttgtttAGACTGTGGATTTTCGATACACGTGCTGTAGTCTTCAGGTGCAAATTACAAAGCAATACACTAAAGAAGAATACAAACAACCTTCCGGCCTGGAAGATCCTCGCCACGTGCGCggaaatacagaaaaaaaggaatataGAATTTCTAGAAGTCTAATATTCGAATCTAGAATCTAGTATCCCATATTCTACAGAACGAAGGAtaaatgtggaaaaaatttcattcattgtACTTTGTCATCACCAATTTTCCGTCATTGTTGTCATACAAATGTGTTTGTTGAGCGTGAAAAACGACGTGGTATCCATATTTCAAAGAGTATTCATAGTATAATCGTATCCCAGAGGTCAGGTAGcgcaatgaaataaaacttctattcattttatttctaattcatGTTGAAGCCGCAGTCGAGTGACCTTTACACCTTTGCATTAATTCTGCTCTATTTCTGTATTCAGACAATGCCATAAACAAGAATATTTCCATACAAATGAGAATCAGCTGTATGCGCCGGTTAATGACAATTTTCCTTGACAGTGATGAATTCACCTGCATTCAGGAAAAGCAGCTTAATTTAactaacatttttttctaacattcATGTGGTGCACATTATGTAACGCACCACGGTCTCTCGCTGTTAATATAAGAAGACAACTGTGTCCAGTTGAGAGTAGTCGAATCGCAGTCTCCGAAACATTTGTGACAATAACGCAAGTAGTTTACTGTATTATATGCGCAGTAATATGccaaagaaaatggaaaacgaGCAAGGTGACGCGGTGGTGATATCGGGAATTGCTGGCAGATTTCCAAAGTCTAATAATTTAACGCAATTTCGAGAAAATCTTATGAACAAGGTGGACCTTATCAACGATGATGATCGCCGTTGGAATACAGGTTAAtgatcaaaattcatcacacACGAAGTGTGGTTGCTTAGTGGCATCTGAAACAGTATCAGAAAATTAAGCAGCGGGTTAATATCTTCATCTTTGACGCAATGTACTAGTTTGGTGAATTCATAAGACTTTCATAAAATTCTGATCATAAGATTGATGCGTTCTTGTTATTCCACTCACCCATCTACTGGAATCAATCGTACAGGGGAAGGGAGGGCTAGATGGAAGGTCTAACTTTATGATGTAAAGAAAATCGAACGACATAAGATTGATCTTTATTTTAATCAGCTTGAGAGGGACACACCTACATAAccatataattaataataattattataaagtGTAAAATCTTTTACGACTTATGAAGCGAAGACATGAAGAATTCCATTCTGCCCTCAACTTGCAAAATGGAAAGCTTGTACGGGTAAGATGGAATGTATAGGATCACTCTACATTTTGCAATTGGCGCAAACGAAACAACCATCTTCTGTATCGACACACAGCACATGTCCCTAACGACAACACAATGAACACTGTACCCAGCCCATACCCAGTCTGTAAGTGATTTCACATTTTGTTCGCCGTAAAATAGACAAAACACGTCATCCTGCGAGTGCTGCTCCGGATGTTGCAGCACGTCATCGTCTTATTAGTATATTGTTGTGATTTTAGCTTTATCCATCGCCCTTTACATCGTTTCTTCAGTTCAAGAACCTATAATACGATTTCATCTTGCcctaaaattcaattttccatcTTTCCGACATGCCCATTgccaataataatatcgacGCTTCAaacataatttaatttttttggttataTATCAATTCATACAATGTATCCTTAGGAGGTACTtactgtagaaaaaaaacagtaacATTACTTACCTCGTACAAACAATGGCAttgcaaaaattcaatgttttcgaaaaatccaCCGCAAAAAGACTAAACACATGCAAACTTCGCTAATGACGTCAGCCGAATTGAACTTCGTTCATAAATAAAAGATATTCGCGTGCATCTATGTGCGTAGCGACTCAAGCGTCATGTCACGTGGTTTCGTTTTACAGGTAATTTCCATCTTGCCCTCTCTTCCCCTACAGTAATACCGCGATTTACTCCAACTTGCAGTTACGTCATTGggcaccccccccccctcccgccgCCCACTACCTCCCACACTTCTCTTATGTCCATAATTTACGtattattttgtattaaaaaaataaacagtaTTTACTATAGCTTCTTCCTCAGAGTTTTTCTGTGAGGTATATAATTATCTCTGGTGAGTATTTATTACACATGTGCATTATGCAGATGTATAAAACGTGCTTCCCgattaatgtttttttcaacttacACGGTCAATGTCGGAACGACCCGTGACGTAACTTCGAGGTATTACTTTATCCAATTCATAATTCAACATTCTAGAGCGAATTATGAACGAAACACCAATATAATCTTGCTAGTAGTAATGTCATCGCTTAACTCGACTGGAACTCATCTAAATGATTTTATGGTATTCAGATCATCCAGATATCCCACGACGAGCTGGGAAGAtaaacaatattgaaaaatttgatgctcGATTCTTCGGCGTACACTTTAAAGAAGCCCATTCTATGGATCCTATGGCGAGAATGTTATTGGAACATACTTACGAAGCTATTATTGATGCTGGCGTTCATCCTGGGAAACTTCGTGGCACTAACACCGGAGTTTTCATTGGTAGCTGCTACAGTGATACAGAGATAACATGGGTCTACTCGGATTCACCGgtaagaataataaataatacttGCAGATTATCAACGTGACCAAAATTCACATGAATATATCTTAAACAAACTACAATCGAAATATActagaaaatatttccaactATCGGGTTAGCATTTTTTATTAAAGTTCAATAAAGTATGAGCAATAACATTTCCTTACAACTAGAATTACTATTGTTCAATGAGTTATGACCACTACTTAGAAGAGCTCTGTCTCTACCTAGGTAAATGGGTTAGGTCTACTGGGTTGCAGTCGCTCCATGATGGCCAATCGGATCTCTCTTTGGTTTGGATTTAAAGGACCTAGCTATGCCGTAGACAGTGCGTGCAGTTCTAGTCTTTTCGCTTTAGACCATGCGTATAAAGCAATTAGAACTGGACAATGTGATGCTGCGATCGTTGGAGGATGTCATTTGTGTCTTCATCCATTTGTGACTCAACAGTATTTTCTTCTTGGTACAAATGATTATTCCTAGACGTTAAAATAgttaatatacacatataactGTATAAGCtattgtgaaaaaagaaattttaaacgtGACACTTCAGTAAAAGTTCACGCCTTCTCGGTTAAcatgatatttcaattttcaacaaagttGCGTGAAACGAATATGTTCCTGCATGTtcgaattgattttattcGGTATGACACAACATATTCATTCGAATCACGTTGATTTGTAACGTAcacgtaaatattttctattgCAATACACTGAGAAGTCTCCTCAACACATACTAATGTTGGCGTGTTACTAGTGATCGCAGAAACAACTTTTCTTATTTCCCATAATCCCTCGTCAGGAACGCTTTCCCCTGATGGAAGGTGCAAAGTATTCGACGCCGAGGGAAACGGATACTGTCGTAGTGAAGCGGTGTCCACGATTTATCTTCAGAAATCGAAGGATGCCAAACGTATCTACGCGCAGGTTGTTCACGTAAAAACAAATTGCGACGGTTACAAGGAAGAGGGCATTACCTATCCGTCGATTAAAATGCAACGTATCTTATTGGAACAATGTTACGAAGAGTGCAAAGTTTCGCCATCTGATCTGGCTTTCTTAGAGGCACATGGTACTGGAACCAAAGTAGGTGATCCTGTGGAAGTTAGTGCAGTAGAGAAGGTATTCTGCCCAGGACGAAACACCCCGCTTAGAATTGGCTCAGTTAAATCAAACTTGGGTCATTCAGAACCAGACAGTGGTCTTTGTTCCATCGCTAAGGTATGTCGTAGTCAGAGATTCTCCTACTAGATGAAGTATCACATTACATAAGTAGTACCCGATACAACTGTTCCGAAAATGGCAGCTATCTTATTCTTGGTGGCCTTGGTTGCTTTGGTCTA from Neodiprion virginianus isolate iyNeoVirg1 chromosome 3, iyNeoVirg1.1, whole genome shotgun sequence encodes the following:
- the LOC124299967 gene encoding fatty acid synthase-like isoform X1; protein product: MRSNMPKKMENEQGDAVVISGIAGRFPKSNNLTQFRENLMNKVDLINDDDRRWNTDHPDIPRRAGKINNIEKFDARFFGVHFKEAHSMDPMARMLLEHTYEAIIDAGVHPGKLRGTNTGVFIGSCYSDTEITWVYSDSPVNGLGLLGCSRSMMANRISLWFGFKGPSYAVDSACSSSLFALDHAYKAIRTGQCDAAIVGGCHLCLHPFVTQQYFLLGTLSPDGRCKVFDAEGNGYCRSEAVSTIYLQKSKDAKRIYAQVVHVKTNCDGYKEEGITYPSIKMQRILLEQCYEECKVSPSDLAFLEAHGTGTKVGDPVEVSAVEKVFCPGRNTPLRIGSVKSNLGHSEPDSGLCSIAKVCRSQRFSY
- the LOC124299967 gene encoding fatty acid synthase-like isoform X3, giving the protein MDPMARMLLEHTYEAIIDAGVHPGKLRGTNTGVFIGSCYSDTEITWVYSDSPVNGLGLLGCSRSMMANRISLWFGFKGPSYAVDSACSSSLFALDHAYKAIRTGQCDAAIVGGCHLCLHPFVTQQYFLLGTLSPDGRCKVFDAEGNGYCRSEAVSTIYLQKSKDAKRIYAQVVHVKTNCDGYKEEGITYPSIKMQRILLEQCYEECKVSPSDLAFLEAHGTGTKVGDPVEVSAVEKVFCPGRNTPLRIGSVKSNLGHSEPDSGLCSIAKVCRSQRFSY
- the LOC124299967 gene encoding fatty acid synthase-like isoform X2; its protein translation is MNTVPSPYPVYHPDIPRRAGKINNIEKFDARFFGVHFKEAHSMDPMARMLLEHTYEAIIDAGVHPGKLRGTNTGVFIGSCYSDTEITWVYSDSPVNGLGLLGCSRSMMANRISLWFGFKGPSYAVDSACSSSLFALDHAYKAIRTGQCDAAIVGGCHLCLHPFVTQQYFLLGTLSPDGRCKVFDAEGNGYCRSEAVSTIYLQKSKDAKRIYAQVVHVKTNCDGYKEEGITYPSIKMQRILLEQCYEECKVSPSDLAFLEAHGTGTKVGDPVEVSAVEKVFCPGRNTPLRIGSVKSNLGHSEPDSGLCSIAKVCRSQRFSY